A genome region from Sphaeramia orbicularis chromosome 19, fSphaOr1.1, whole genome shotgun sequence includes the following:
- the LOC115410746 gene encoding manganese-dependent ADP-ribose/CDP-alcohol diphosphatase-like, which translates to MDDSQQTPLFTFGLIADIQYADIDDGFNYARTRRRYYRNSLQLLRNARESWSESAVKPEFILQLGDIIDGFNKPHNASDRALDTVLREFSSIPVEVHHVWGNHEFYNFSRSQLLGSKLNYTLHTHRKLSGARPRDDIYAYQFSPFPGFRFVVLDAYDVSLLGREESSEEYRRALSLIRQYNNNEDLNQPPVAKQRFAMFNGGFSKDQLDWLDSILSSADERHEKVTLVSHLPVHPCSTDPVCLAWNYNELLEIIQSHSSVVCFMAGHDHDGGYYWDKDGGVHHLTVEGVIETPPNCNAFATVSVYDDRMVLKGNGRIEDRVLMFP; encoded by the exons ATGGACGACAGTCAGCAAACGCCGCTGTTTACATTCGGCCTGATCGCGGACATCCAGTACGCAGACATCGACGACGGGTTCAACTACGCCCGGACTCGGAGGAGGTACTACCGCAACAGCCTCCAGCTGCTGAGGAACGCCAGGGAAAGTTGGTCAGAGTCGGCTGTCAAACCTGAGTTTATCCTCCAGCTGGGGGACATCATCGACGGATTCAACAAGCCGCACAACGCCTCGGATCGAGCCCTGGATACGGTGTTGAGAGAGTTCAGCTCCATCCCCGTGGAGGTGCACCATGTGTGGGGGAACCATGAGTTTTATAACTTCAGCCGGAGTCAGCTGTTGGGGTCAAAGCTCAACTACACCCTGCACACCCACAGGAAGCTGAGTGGAGCCAGGCCCAGGGACGACATCTACGCCTACCAGTTCAGTCCCTTCCCTGGGTTCAGGTTCGTGGTCCTGGACGCTTATGATGTGAGTCTTCTGGGCCGAGAGGAGAGCAGTGAGGAGTACAGGAGGGCTCTGAGTCTGATCAGACAGTACAACAACAACGAGGACCTGAACCAGCCCCCAG ttgCAAAACAGAGGTTTGCCATGTTCAACGGTGGCTTCAGTAAAGACCAGCTGGACTGGTTAGATTCCATTTTGTCCTCAGCTGATGAGAGGCATGAGAAAGTCACCCTTGTCA GTCACCTCCCCGTACACCCGTGCTCCACCGATCCGGTCTGCCTCGCCTGGAACTACAACGAGCTCTTAGAAATCATCCAGTCTCACTCCAGCGTGGTGTGTTTCATGGCCGGACACGACCACGACGGAGGATATTACTGGGACAAAGACGGAGGAGTGCACCACCTGACCGTGGAGGGGGTGATCGAGACTCCGCCCAACTGTAACGCCTTCGCCACGGTGTCTGTGTACGACGACAGGATGGTCCTGAAAGGGAACGGGAGGATCGAAGACCGAGTCCTGATGTTCCCATAA